The following are encoded together in the Hydractinia symbiolongicarpus strain clone_291-10 chromosome 14, HSymV2.1, whole genome shotgun sequence genome:
- the LOC130625635 gene encoding uncharacterized protein LOC130625635, with product MSMAERMIPLKVVIIGASGVGKSCIMTKFCNGTLAKGLTVSCDSRTKTMDHKGFKYRLQIWDIAGRCWALNTSYFHGADMIIIVYDVGEQSSFDLIDTFISQIKKYGKGDVPYAIVANKADLECWKVEENPKDATKGLFL from the coding sequence aaagaatGATTCCCCTAAAGGTTGTTATCATTGGTGCTAGTGGAGTTGGTAAAAGTTGTATTATGACAAAGTTTTGCAATGGCACTCTTGCTAAGGGTTTAACAGTAAGTTGTGACTCCAGAACAAAAACTATGGATCACAAAGGTTTTAAATACAGGTTGCAAATTTGGGATATTGCAGGACGGTGTTGGGCTTTGAATACATCATATTTTCATGGGGCAGACATGATTATAATAGTTTACGATGTTGGTGAACAAAGttcttttgatttaattgatacaTTTATTTCTCAAATTAAAAAGTACGGTAAAGGAGATGTACCATATGCAATTGTAGCAAATAAAGCTGATTTAGAATGCTGGAAAGTTGAAGAAAATCCGAAAGATGCAACAAAAGGTCTATTtttgtaa
- the LOC130625087 gene encoding uncharacterized protein LOC130625087: protein MWPGNTRFLSKMLALKLNLQNLKTSCKTNLNINELFQRVVECCHDAKQEQIKQNGYDSGILSISECDTQRTSKENVVTFEGIIRNPCLTNVPYDLSISVCEALINCRKSGFLSMKNIFMYYRYFFVMRKDMLYWFSNNKNATCIGQLDLNGCVSVTHTCQYINIKYYSEPGKSISSICLYAYNKQECEEWLNLLPSQSRANENLKNEKNPDMIPLDIIGKLQFRNEKEINVTISKQSDEECVLQCIPKRFLGFLFDYSASFQFPLKSFRYYKDMKSSGEFLLTSTDVYMKLWFTPKNER, encoded by the exons ATGTGGCCTGGGAACACC AGGTTCTTAAGTAAAATGCTGGCACTTAAGCTCAACTTGCAAAA TCTCAAAACATCATGCAAAACGAATTTAAACATCAACGAATTATTTCAAAGAGTTGTTGAATGTTGTCATGATGCAAAGCAAGAACAGATAAAACAGAATGGTTATGATTCTGGCATTCTATCTATCTCTGAATGTGATACACAACGCACTTCTAAGGAAAATGTTGTGACATTTGAGGGCATTATAAGGAATCCATGTTTAACCAACGTTCCATATGACTTATCTATTTCAGTTTGCGAAGCATTAATAAACTGCAGAAAGTCTGGCTTTCTATcgatgaaaaacatttttatgtattatcgttatttttttgtgatgcGAAAAGATATGTTATATTGGTTTAGCAACAATAAAAATGCAACTTGTATTGGTCAATTGGATTTGAATGGGTGTGTATCTGTCACACATACATGTCAATATATTAACATAAAGTATTATAGTGAACCAGGCAAAAGTATCAGTAGTATATGTTTATATGCATACAACAAACAAGAATGCGAAGAATGGTTAAATTTGTTACCAAGTCAG agTAGAGCTAATGAAAAcctgaaaaacgaaaaaaacccAGATATGATTCCTTTGGATATTATTGGCAAACTTCAGTTTCGAAATGAGAAAGAAATAAATGTGACTATTTCAAAGCAATCAGATGAAGAATGTGTGTTACAATGCATACCAAAACGGTTTTTGGGTTTCTTATTTGATTATTCCGCTTCATTCCAATTTCCACTAAAGAGTTTCAGG tatTATAAAGACATGAAATCAAGTGGAGAATTTTTATTGACTAGTACTGACGTTTACATGAAGCTTTGGTTTACACCAAAAAATGAAAGGTAA
- the LOC130625874 gene encoding uncharacterized protein LOC130625874, which yields MVTKSVLNETFKMIYKIACLQLNVAAVSEVIYIIDEHIKDNREIHDLYLRGCPIIPQDIYAITHALSFYPGITSINLRNTHMTSKGLVYLLKALCKYESLLNLDFGFNEPIDSPETRSALQEYLPIASLKSIKFMNTDVGNETFDVFFQALKTHETLTHVDINFNSVDDVNSDAISQVIIHNTKLETLSMWHSHITEHGAMVLINALEQRSVNSPSLCLGLYGSQYISEETLKHLDECTRFNCKSEVEKEVKMAKTEGQSLPKTLSEFILEGDEMHQQNLKENEVVKVKLKEKNQNEEKIEQERYVGLACGSDRAKSNIKNNYFSPLDDPEKMVAYVLDQKFIGERENGSYFSETLLDNYGKAKELWASCNRCDHPMLDVVAYYCNNKTHKNLLDDVNTALKECGFFGLVIDEEEIHPVQEVEDSIDLSKFDEKKRQIFSMISNQIGFEARYLSHFLLDFDDVLTISVANEGNVTAYTSDVLARWYVKTKKELRTWKNLRSVLKFLGKGKLIEDIELDFKD from the exons ATGGTGACAAAATCAGTTTTAaatgaaacatttaaaatgatttACAAAATTGCTTGCTTGCAGTTAAATGTTGCTGCAGTCAGTGAGGTCATCTATATCATTGATGAACATATCAAGGACAA caGAGAAATACATGACCTATATTTGCGTGGGTGTCCAATTATTCCACAAGACATCTATGCCATTACTCATGCTTTATCATTCTATCCTGGCATAACTTCAATAAATTTAAGAAATACACACATGACCAGTAAAG GTCTTGTGTACTTATTAAAAGCACTTTGCAAGTACGAGTCATTACTCAATTTGGATTTTGGATTTAATGAGCCTATTGATTCCCCTGAAACAAGATCTGCATTACAAGAGTATCTTCCAATTGCAAGTTTAAAAAGCATAAAGTTTATGAATACAGATGTTGGAAATGAAACATTTGATGTATTTTTTCAAGCTCTAAAG aCTCACGAAACGCTTACTCATGTTGATATTAACTTTAATTCTGTTGACGATGTAAATAGTGATGCTATTTCTCAAGTTATTATTCACAACACAAAGTTGGAAACTCTATCCATGTGGCATAGTCATATCACTGAGCACGGTGCCATGGTATTGATAAATGCCCTGGAACAACGATCAGTAAATTCACCAAGTTTGTGTCTAGGGCTGTATGGTTCGCAATATATATCTGAAGAAACATTAAAACATTTGGAC GAATGTACAAGGTTTAATTGTAAATCTGAAGTAGAGAAGGAAGTAAAGATGGCAAAAACAGAGGGGCAAAGTCTTCCAAAAACACTGTCTGAGTTTATACTTGAAGGAGATGAAATGCATCAACAAAACCTCAAAGAAAACGAAGTTGTAAaagtaaaattgaaagaaaaaaatcaaaacgaagaaaaaattGAACAGGAAAGATATGTTGGGCTGGCATGTGGAAGTGATAGGGCTAAATCcaatattaaaaacaactacTTCTCTCCGCTTGATGATCCAG aaaaaatggtGGCATATGTGTTGGACCAAAAGTTTATTGGCGAAAGAGAAAATGGGTCATACTTTTCAGAGACACTGCTGGACAATTATGGTAAAGCGAAAGAATTATGGGCTTCATGTAATAGGTGCGATCACCCCATGCTGGACGTGGTAGCATATTATTGTAATAATAAAACACACAAGAACTTACTGGATGATGTAAACACAGCTTTAAAAGAATGTGGATTTTTTGGACTTGTGATTGATGAAGAAGAAATTCATCCAGTTCAAGAAG ttgAGGACTCCATTGATCTTTCGaaatttgatgaaaaaaaacGACAGATATTTTCAATGATATCAAATCAAATTGGTTTCGAAGCAAGGTATTTGTCTCATTTCCTATTGGACTTTGATGACGTTCTGACTATATCAGTTGCTAATGAGGGAAATGTGACGGCATACACTAGTGACGTTCTGGCAAGGTGGTatgtaaaaacgaaaaaagaacTGCGAACTTGGAAAAACTTGCGAAGTGTTCTAAAGTTCTTGGGTAAAGGTAAACTGATTGAAGATATTGAATTAGATTTTAAGGACTGA